Within the Paenibacillus sp. AN1007 genome, the region CATCACGAAACTGCGACTGGCTTCTTTAAGCAAGCTCGGCTCGGTCAAACCCATCAACAGCCTCTCCTCTCTGCGGGAATTAACGCTGTCCGGTTATTACGAGAAGCAGGAAGCTCTGACACTGCCTAAAGCAGCACGAGTGGAAATTCCGGGTGCCTTTCTCCCCGGGCTGCAGGCACCTGCCGTTACCAGCCTGACGCTTCGTGGCGGAAGTGGGGAGTTAGCATTAGCGGCTCTCCAAAAATTTCCGGAGCTGGAGCAGCTCTCCCTCTGGGAAATCAGTGAAATCACTCAACTTGGCTCTCTGGATGGTTTACCGGGTCTGCAGACCCTGAATATATACGATTCTTCACTGTACCAGGAGAGCGATGCCTTATTTCGTTTGAAGCAGGTAAAATCGCTGCTGTGCTCCGAATGCAGGTTGAACTTTAAACAAAAGGTGGGCGAAACGAACAATGCGCTTGAGCATCTAACCCTGGAGCAGCCGTATTTTAACGTAAATAATGACACTGTCTCTGAGGTTGACCAGATCATGCCCTACTTCGCCAAAATGCCTGCTTTACGGTCCTTCACGCTGCAGGACAGCAACTTGGCTTCTCTGGACTTTATGAATAACTGGCAGGCTGTCGAAGAGCTTCATCTCGAGAACAATGCCATTACCAATATAGAGCCCCTAAGCCAGCTGCCGAAGCTGCAGAAGGTATTTCTATCGGGTAATTCCGTGCAAAACAAGTCCGTGCTTGGAACGGGCGTGCAGGTGTATTGATGACCGTCCGAAATGATGGAGTTTTTCAAAAAAATCCTATAATGAACGATTGATTTTAGAGGGGCACAAGCCCCTCTTTTTGTTACGGGACAATGAACAACTGTATGATCAGCTTCGTCTGCTGCTTACTATTTCAATCAGATAAGCATCTGTTTACTCCCTACTTCTTACTTTTAATCACCCAATCCCCTGCGTAAAACCACAATTCCTCCCCTTGACTCATTAACTTGACTTCCTGCCAGTCTTGGGGATCATCACTTTCTAATGTTTCAACGATTTTGTATTCCGAAAATGCTGTCCTGGTATCCGGTAATTGGGCAAACATGTAGTCATCTGGACGATGCAGCTGCAGCGTATCTATTTTCTTGAGCCATTGTATGGCAGTATCGATTTCCCGTTTTTTCTCCACGATCTGACTGTGGACCTCGCCCTGTGCTGCTTTAAGCTCCTGAATGAATTGTTCGCGTTTTATTTCAAGCATTTTGATTACACTGTCCATGTCTACCTCCATATAAGAAACTATGAAACCTTGCAGAAAAGTTTTTACTGTCGGGTTGTTAATCGAACTAAAGCAATAATGATTATGGCACATCTGCACCGCAGTGAAAAGGTCGCTAGGGCTGTACAATATGACTACAGGTAAAAAATGAGTATAATCGAATGTTACACTTTTTTAATACCCAGCTGTGTTAATATAACTCTATCTACTTGTGAAAAGGTGGGATTTGGCGATTGGAAAGTACGTTGAGTATTGCAAAAGAAGCATTACATCATTACTCCATACCATGTAAATCGATTGACTTTATTGGACAGAGTGCAAATGTTATTTACAAAATTACGGATGTGGGTAACAACGAATATAGTCTTCGCCTACATACATCCAAAAGTGAAACCTTTGAACGTTATTGGACTGAACAGGACGTGCTTCATTCAGAAATGGTTTGGCTCCACTCCCTGGTCTTAGATACAGATTTGACCCTGCCCTCACCTGTAAAAAATACTCAAGGAGACTTCATTACAAAGGTAAACAACATAAGCTGCACATTGGTAAGATGGGTGGAAGGTGAGCAGAAGTCATTCATTACGACATTAGAAGATGCTCAGTCCATAGGCGAAATGATAGGCAAATTACATAAACATGCTTCCCGCTGGAAAACTCCAAACTCATTTGAGCGTCCTGTATTTGATGCATCTCGCATATCACAAGCTCTTGAGAAACTTACAGAGCAATCTCAAGCAGGCCTGCTTGATACGGATGATACAGCACTTCTTCAGAATGCAGGTCAGCAAGTAATGAAGATGATGAACTCAATCGAGCGAACATGCAGCCATTGGGGAATGATTCACGCCGATCTGATTCCAAGTAATATTGTGTTTCATGGCAAAGAAGCAAGGCCCATTGATTTTGGTGCTTGCGGTTTTGGTTTTTATTTATTTGATCTGGGCTGGACGTTTTCATACATCCATCCCGCGCTCCGAGACCCTTTACTTCAATCCTATTCTACATATTACGCACTGCCAGATAACTATATCGAGCTGTTAGAAGGTTGGTTCATTGCAGGCCAGTTGGAAACTATGAATTTCTGGCTGGGTCTACCCGACTCCCGGGAATGGCTTCCCGATCACATTCGTAAATTAGCCAGCAGAGAGATTACCGCTTATCTGCAGAAGGATTCCTTTCTCTTCAATGGAACACCTTACTGGGAATAACCTTTGAACAGTATTACATTCATGTGGGAGAAAACTTTTAGAGTTGTAAACATTAGGTCCAGTTATGTTAATGTTTATAGTAATAACAGCTATAGAGAGGGAGATTGTTTTGAGACAATCATCAACAGAAATAATCATTCGTCATTTTCAAGATGGAGACATGCCGTTACTTGGGGAGTTATATCAATCCGTAACCCAAAAAGAAAATGCAGTATTTTGGTGGGTCGGGGAGGAAGTCAATTGGAGTAACGTTTATTGCGCATTTGAGGATGGGAAGATGATTGCCAAGGGGCAAGTGAGCATCGTTAACGTAGTACCTCCCGGACGTCCAAAAGAGAACAACCATTCCATATACCTCAATCTGAAAACCATTCCCGAAAGAGAAAATGACATTATGCTGCTCGAAAACGTCTATCAGCATCTTCTCATAAGGGCAAATCAATTAAAGGAAACCCTGTCTAAAGAATACGACACTATACTTTGTGTAGGTAACGATTCAACAGAAACAGCAAACAATACGTTTTTTATCCAAAAAGGATTCCTTCATCTGAATAGTTTATATCGCATGAAACGGGACTTGAATGAACCAATTCCTGAGTTGACACTTCAAGAAGACTTTCAATTCTCGTATTGGAAAATGGAAACTTCTGATGAAGAAAGAGATTATCTCAATATAGAAGCTGAGATTTGGCCTGATACTCCACTTGGTATCGATCGGTTATGTGAATACAAGAATAACGACCGATGGACATCCATGGTCATACGTCAAACTGACGTTATTGTTGGTGGACTGATGGCATGGCAGGAAGCTGACCATGGTGTAATCGAGGACGTTTTTGTCCGCGAACCCTGGAGAAAGCGCGGCCTTGCCAAGTATTTGCTTACACAAGCTCTGAGATATCTCAAAGCTAATCAGCTGCAGTATGTTACCCTCATGGTACTAACTACAAACAAAACCGCTTTATCTGTGTATGAATCGGTAGGGTTCTGCGAAGACAAAGAGGAAATCAGATATTTTACAGAATTGAATTAAGCAGCAAAAAGAGGGGGCAGCCCCTCTTTACTATTTCTATTCATACATCTTCTTCTATTCATACAATTCCGATTTAGTTATTCTTCCGCACCAACATCGCCACCGATTCCACATGTGCCGTTCACAGCAAGGGAATGCAATTCCTCCTTTCATTTACGTACGATTTTTTTGCTTGAACATCTTACTTTCGACGGTATTTGTGAAGCCCGTTTTATAAATGAACTTGAGTCTATGCGGTTCAGGCTGTGTGGTATCAGAAATATTTCATTCCCTCCCTTCAACGTAAAAAAGCCGACTGCGCTGAATCTCAGAGCAATCGGCTTTTAAAGGATATCTATCTATATAATAAAGAGAGC harbors:
- a CDS encoding phosphotransferase yields the protein MESTLSIAKEALHHYSIPCKSIDFIGQSANVIYKITDVGNNEYSLRLHTSKSETFERYWTEQDVLHSEMVWLHSLVLDTDLTLPSPVKNTQGDFITKVNNISCTLVRWVEGEQKSFITTLEDAQSIGEMIGKLHKHASRWKTPNSFERPVFDASRISQALEKLTEQSQAGLLDTDDTALLQNAGQQVMKMMNSIERTCSHWGMIHADLIPSNIVFHGKEARPIDFGACGFGFYLFDLGWTFSYIHPALRDPLLQSYSTYYALPDNYIELLEGWFIAGQLETMNFWLGLPDSREWLPDHIRKLASREITAYLQKDSFLFNGTPYWE
- a CDS encoding GNAT family N-acetyltransferase, with protein sequence MRQSSTEIIIRHFQDGDMPLLGELYQSVTQKENAVFWWVGEEVNWSNVYCAFEDGKMIAKGQVSIVNVVPPGRPKENNHSIYLNLKTIPERENDIMLLENVYQHLLIRANQLKETLSKEYDTILCVGNDSTETANNTFFIQKGFLHLNSLYRMKRDLNEPIPELTLQEDFQFSYWKMETSDEERDYLNIEAEIWPDTPLGIDRLCEYKNNDRWTSMVIRQTDVIVGGLMAWQEADHGVIEDVFVREPWRKRGLAKYLLTQALRYLKANQLQYVTLMVLTTNKTALSVYESVGFCEDKEEIRYFTELN